The proteins below come from a single Bubalus kerabau isolate K-KA32 ecotype Philippines breed swamp buffalo chromosome 19, PCC_UOA_SB_1v2, whole genome shotgun sequence genomic window:
- the LOC129633802 gene encoding 60S ribosomal protein L7a-like: protein MLKGKKAKGKKVALASTVVKKQEAKKVVNPLFEKRPKNFGIGQVIQLKRVLTCFVKWPRYIQLQHQRAILYKRLKVPPAINQLTQALDRQTATQLLKLTHKYSPETKQETKQRLLAQEEKKTASKLPTKRPPVLRAGVNTVTTLVENKNAQLVVTAHDMVLLCSKMGVPYCIIKGKARLGRLIHRKTCTTVAFTQVNSEDKSALAKLVEAIRTNYNDRYDEIHRQWGGNVLEPKSVALITKLEEAKAKELATKLG, encoded by the coding sequence ATGCTGAAGGGAAAGAAGGCCAAGGGGAAGAAGGTGGCCCTGGCTTCCACTGTGGTGAAGAAGCAGGAGGCCAAGAAAGTGGTCAACCCCCTTTTCGAGAAAAGGCCCAAGAATTTTGGCATTGGACAGGTTATCCAACTCAAAAGGGTCCTCACCTGCTTCGTCAAATGGCCCCGCTACATCCAGCTGCAGCATCAAAGGGCTATTCTCTATAAGCGGCTGAAAGTGCCTCCTGCAATTAACCAACTCACCCAGGCCTTGGACCGACAAACAGCTACTCAACTACTTAAGCTGACCCACAAGTACAGTCCAGAGACGAAGCAAGAGACAAAGCAGAGGTTGCTGGCCCAAGAGGAGAAGAAAACTGCCAGCAAACTGCCCACCAAGAGGCCACCTGTCCTTCGCGCAGGGGTCAACACTGTCACCACCTTGGTGGAGAACAAGAATGCTCAGCTGGTGGTAACTGCGCATGACATGGTCCTCCTGTGCTCAAAGATGGGGGTTCCCTACTGCATCATCAAGGGGAAGGCCCGGCTGGGGCGCCTGATCCACAGGAAGACCTGCACCACTGTGGCCTTCACACAAGTCAACTCGGAGGACAAGAGTGCCCTGGCTAAGCTGGTGGAAGCCATCAGGACCAATTACAACGACAGATATGATGAGATCCACCGTCAGTGGGGAGGCAATGTCTTGGAGCCAAAGTCAGTGGCTCTCATCAccaagctggaagaggcaaaggCCAAAGAGCTGGCCACCAAACTGGGCTGA